The genomic region agacctgaggggtaaactacaaacagacctgaggggtaaactactgtacaaacagacctgagggctatactacaaacagacctgaggggtaaactacaaacagacctgaggggtaaactactgtacaaacagacctgaggggtatactacaaacagagctgaggggtatactacaaacagacctgaggggtatactactgtacaaacagacctgaggggtaAACTACAAACAGAGCTGTGGGGTATactacaaacagacctgaggggtatactacaaacagacctgaggggtatactactgtacaaacagagcTGAGGGGTAAactacaaacagacctgaggggtaaactactgtacaaacagacctgaggggtatactacaaacagacctgaggggtatactactgtacaaacagacctgaggggtaaactacaaacagacctgaggggtaaactacaaacagacctgaggggtatactacaaacagacctgaggggtaaactacaaacagacctgaggggtatagtacaaacagacctgaggggtatagtacaaacagacctgaggggtatactacaaacagacctgaggggtatactactgtacaaacagagctgaggggtatactacaaacagacctgaggggtatactactgtacaaacagagcTGAGGGGTAAactacaaacagacctgaggggtaaactacaaacagacctgaggggtatactacaaacagacctgaggggtatactactgtacaaacagacctgaggggtaaactacaaacagacctgaggggtaaactacaaacagacctgaggggtatactactgtacaaacagacctgaggggtatactacaaacagacctgaggggtaaactacaaacagacctgaggggtatactactgtacaaacagacctgaggggtatactactgtacaaacagacctgaggggtatactactgtacaaacagatcTGAGGGGTAAACTACAAACAGAGCTGAGGGGTAaactactgtacaaacagacctgaggggtaaactacaaacagacctgaggggtatactactgtacaaacagacctgaggggtatactactgtacaaacagatcTGAGGGGTAAACTACAAACAGAGCTGAGGGGTAaactactgtacaaacagacctgaggggtaaactacaaacagacctgaggggtatactacaaacagacctgaggggtaaactacaaacagacctgaggggtatactactgtacaaacagacctgaggggtatactacaaacagacctgaggggtatactactgtacaaacagacctgaggggtatactacaaacagacctgaggggtatactacaaacagacctgaggggtatactacaaacagacctgaggggtaaactacaaacagacctgaggggtaaactactgtacaaacagacctgaggggtatactacaaacagacctgaggggtaaactacaaacagacctgaggggtatactacaaacagacctgaggggtatactacaaacagacctgaggggtaaactacaaacagacctgaggggtaaactactgtacaaacagacctgaggggtaaactacaaacagacctgaggggtatactacaaacagacctgaggggtaACCTAAACTTGAACATGGGTTGCTGGTTTTAACAATTAAATCAATCCATGCCAATTTCAACCATATATTCCCACCAAAAGTTATGTCTGAACATTTAAGTAAGTttgctggctaactcattgatccagCTTTGAGACATACCCCCCCCTGGGCTTTTGACCCATGCCCCCTTTTATAAACCTTATATGGCCAACCAGCTCGATGAGCTTGTGGCTGGTGAAGTAGGCAACCAGCTCTGAGATGTGGCTCAGCACCGAGCACACTCCAAATAGCGTGGTGGTCCCTTTCAGGTCCTCCAGGTGCCAGTAGAGGAACGTGAACACAAAGCCGTAGCCGAATCCCATAAACCAGGCCACGAAGAGCACTGAGCCGTACTGCACGCTACACAGCAGCCGAATGAGGTCCTGATAACGAAACGGTTGGCTGACGACACTTTGGGGTTCTAACGATTCCACCGCATGCCCTTTGGGAGATGAAACACCACTGGACGTTTGAGGAGACTCTGCTTCCTGTCTCTTATCCTCCTCCAGCTGAGCCTCCTTTGGCCGGTGGTCACTAGTACTACTCTCAAAGTAAAACTGTGTGGACAATATCAAAGCTATGGCCATCAGGACTCCAAAGACAATAAAGGCTATCTGATAGTTCTTGTAGTCGGGCACGATGCAGCCAGTGCCCTGGATGAAGAGCTTGATGTGGGTGTGGTCGATCCAGATGCCTACGCAGAGCATGGCCAGGCCCCAGCCCAGGGAGCCCCACATCCTCTGCAGGCCGTAGCGGTCCTGGTGGGGGCCCAGGTACTGCAGGGTACGCGTGTCCACTATGGTCACAGCCGGAGCGCTGAAGAACTCGCCGATGATGATGACTAGCAGGATCAGGAGGAAGATGGTCTCCACCTGGTCGTGGTTGGAGATCATGTGGTAGACTTTGGgaatggttgtggtggtggttggttTGGTTGTGGTTAGATTTGAGGCAGGTTTTGAGCTGGCTGTTGTAGTGGGGATGGTGGAAGGAGAATATGATGTTGTGATGGTGGGGGAAGGCACAGGTCCAGTGACATTACCACCATCGCTCCTCACATACCTGTGCAGGGGACCGCCACTAACTGAGTCTGATGCTAAACCGTGTTGATTCGAAGAGAGGGGAAACAAGTCTCCAATCACACCCCTGCGGTCCCTACTGTAATTGGCCGGCAGACCGGGGTGGGCACGGCTGGTGGGGCGTGCGACTGTGGGTTTCCTCTCCACGCATGTTATGGAGGCAGGCTTGATGAAGCCGATGCCGCAGTTGAACACCAGCCAGCAGAAAACGGAGAACACAAGCACCACCTTGCCCTTCTTGAAGCGGTCCGCCACCACCCCCCAAAAGGGGGCGCTACAGAATTCGATGAAGTACCGGATCCCGACCAGCAAGCCGCTCTGACTGGGAGTCATCCCAAGCTGTTTGTAGTACACAGGCAGCAGTGGGTGCAGGGACCCATAGGCTGcatagaagaagaagtagaagaccTTGGAGATGAGGAGGTGGTTGTCGATCCGCACGCAGTTCCTCTCCAGGCAGTCATTACTGGGGTTGGAGGAGGGGGAGTCAGGTTTGTCTGTGGGGGGAGACTCTGGACCTTGGGAGGCAGAGGTAGGGCCCGCACCCACCGGTATCTGCTCCAGGGTGTTGGACAAGGTGTTGAAGGGTTCTGCCAGGACATACTTCCTCTTCTGATACCCCTCGTCATCCGTCAAGATGGCCACCTGGTCGTcactcgccatctctctctctgtgtgtgtgtgtgtgtgtgtgtgtgtgtgtgtgtgtgtgtgtgtgtgtgtgtgtgtgtgtgtgtgaaagtgagcaagaggggagagagcgagagagggagagagagcatgagagaggggggagaaaggtagggggagagaacgaatggggagagcaagagagggggagagagacaaagagagagagagagaggagagagaacacaaacaacattgtaaatacaacctatatttatctgATCTTGATTGTCCCTTTcatacttcaactatttgcacatcgttactgTACACAGCCACTAATATAACACATTCCTATATTATTTTAAAACTTTTGTAAGTAATGTTTACCCTAcattttttgtattgtttatcatgtatttcacttgctttggtaatgtaaacatatgtttcccatgccaataaagccctttgaatttaaagtgaattcagacagacagacagacagacagagacatgtgaCTTTTAGGAACATGTGGTTTATGGGCTGACAAAAAGCACACCTTCAATTTCTGAACCAGACACTTCTGGTAAACTGGTGGGAAATGGGGCTAGCATGTAAGGACTGACAGCCCATAAGATTGGCATGATAGTTTTACAAACAAAATGTTGAAGttgtctattttttttttacataaataatATATGGGTCATGGCAAGGTCAGACAGGAGTAACAAAGCTCACCACTGATGAGTCATCACAAGGCTTTTATTATTGAGTAGAAAAATCTAAAACATCTATAACAATAACTTATAAGTGCAgtcaaaaatacaataatttgaaTAGCAAGACAATTGAGTATGATGTTTAAGCTCTTACATGTTGTTATATAAAAGACTCGGGGAAAACATATCCATTAGACGACTGCCTGTACAGCAGGATACATGACTCCACATTTCCCTGTAGCGTACCAACAATATAACTGTTAGCCTGTGACTAGTTGTGCACTGCGCGAGACAAATATATTCGGGCATTAAtgacaacatcacataaccattgATAATAATAAGCTGTTTTTTCACTGCAGCTGGCCATTATTTACTAGGCTATACACCTGTCGTTTGAGACGTTTCTTCTTGCAACAATACATTAAAAATGTAGATCTATATTCAATGTagaaattgtattattttttttaaacagaaggCGTATCTAAACGTGTTATTCTCTTTAACACAAATTAAGCCAATAGTAGGAAGTTAAATTAAAAACAGTAAAGCTTTTCTTACCCAAATTATTGTTTCAATGTCTCAATGTTGTCTGAGTCCGCTTTTCTACAATGTATCTTCTCGAGCCCATAATTTAGCTGTCCTATTGGCGACGAATTTCATAGGGTGAATATGCGGACAGGCAGCTAATCTCACCGTCAAAAATTCCGTTCTTTAATTATGCGATTTCAAACGTATACGGGGCTATTCATGTTGAACACACATCTTTTTCGGAGAAGTCTAGACTGACGTAAATTCTCGCCCGCTCACGACTGCCGGACTAGTTCCAGACTGTTGCGGCGTGC from Oncorhynchus masou masou isolate Uvic2021 chromosome 29, UVic_Omas_1.1, whole genome shotgun sequence harbors:
- the LOC135518962 gene encoding major facilitator superfamily domain-containing protein 6-like, which gives rise to MASDDQVAILTDDEGYQKRKYVLAEPFNTLSNTLEQIPVGAGPTSASQGPESPPTDKPDSPSSNPSNDCLERNCVRIDNHLLISKVFYFFFYAAYGSLHPLLPVYYKQLGMTPSQSGLLVGIRYFIEFCSAPFWGVVADRFKKGKVVLVFSVFCWLVFNCGIGFIKPASITCVERKPTVARPTSRAHPGLPANYSRDRRGVIGDLFPLSSNQHGLASDSVSGGPLHRYVRSDGGNVTGPVPSPTITTSYSPSTIPTTTASSKPASNLTTTKPTTTTTIPKVYHMISNHDQVETIFLLILLVIIIGEFFSAPAVTIVDTRTLQYLGPHQDRYGLQRMWGSLGWGLAMLCVGIWIDHTHIKLFIQGTGCIVPDYKNYQIAFIVFGVLMAIALILSTQFYFESSTSDHRPKEAQLEEDKRQEAESPQTSSGVSSPKGHAVESLEPQSVVSQPFRYQDLIRLLCSVQYGSVLFVAWFMGFGYGFVFTFLYWHLEDLKGTTTLFGVCSVLSHISELVAYFTSHKLIELVGHIRVLYIGLACNTARFLYISYLENAWIVLPMEVLQGVTHASVWAACISYLSAAVPPELRTSAQGILQGLHLGLGRGCGAMVGGGFVSVFGAAHTFRGIGMMSLVILLLFALIQWLAVQSGNKDPRMLEENIPVPSSPFPIATIDIIQSNNGAATMTPPRKTKHQEEQEDFSEPAWVVSASPWVSLAFALHQIREMATIARSSPDNNHQPLQEINEIGTDEPTDPSPHP